A stretch of the Odontesthes bonariensis isolate fOdoBon6 chromosome 5, fOdoBon6.hap1, whole genome shotgun sequence genome encodes the following:
- the nudt17 gene encoding m7GpppN-mRNA hydrolase NUDT17 — translation MMDKVRRILVYVCKDRAAPQRVQFAQSIMAQLTDGGDDEVEASCSLEKNQFLLSRGEEGNRIPLKRPAFCPIKHLSAPQAAAIPLDVQQRGVDVGVAVLLQTASRRVLLTRRATELRIFPNVWVPPGGHVEPDETLLEAGLRELKEETGLKLEPEEVSPKILGLWESVFPPMLSRGLPQRHHVVVYMLLHSSLTHLQLQASLSPSPAEVSACLWADSPLARAIVSAVDGEDGGVRLDDELPVSISVSQVSADGALTSTSVPGAVFITRAPASGPDLERVSTGTKYALDLWLKSLDAPKP, via the exons ATGATGGATAAAGTCCGGAGGATCCTGGTTTATGTCTGTAAGGACCGAGCTGCTCCGCAGCGGGTTCAGTTTGCTCAG AGTATAATGGCTCAGCTCACAGACGGTGGTGATGATGAGGTGGAGGCGAGCTGCTCGCTTGAAAAAAACCAGTTTCTGCTCTCCAGAGGAGAGGAAGGGAACCGGATCCCTCTGAAG AGACCCGCCTTCTGtcccatcaaacacctgtcggCCCCGCAGGCCGCTGCCATCCCATTGGACGTGCAGCAGCGTGGCGTGGATGTGGGCGTGGCCGTCCTGCTGCAGACAGCCAGTCGCAGGGTGCTGCTGACCCGGCGGGCCACGGAGCTCCGGATATTTCCCAACGTCTGGGTTCCTCCAG GTGGCCACGTTGAGCCCGATGAGACT CTGCTGGAAGCCGGTCTCAGGGAGTTAAAGGAGGAAACTGGACTCAAGCTGGAGCCAGAGGAAGTGTCTCCAAAAATCCTGGGACTGTGGGAG tcggTGTTTCCTCCCATGCTGTCCAGAGGACTTCCTCAGAGGCACCACGTGGTCGTCTACATGCTGCTGCACTCCTCcctcacacacctgcagctgcag GCGTCTCTGAGCCCCTCGCCCGCTGAGGTCAGCGCCTGCCTGTGGGCGGACAGCCCGCTGGCCAGAGCCATCGTGTCCGCCGTGGACGGCGAGGACGGAGGCGTTCGCCTGGATGACGAGCTGCCCGTCAGCATCAG TGTGTCGCAGGTGTCTGCAGACGGAGCTCTGACCTCCACCTCAGTGCCGGGGGCGGTCTTCATCACCCGGGCGCCGGCCAGCGGCCCGGACCTGGAGCGGGTCAGCACTGGAACCAAATACGCCCTGGACCTGTGGCTGAAGAGCCTGGATGCCCCCAAACCCtga